One genomic window of Solanum stenotomum isolate F172 chromosome 9, ASM1918654v1, whole genome shotgun sequence includes the following:
- the LOC125877653 gene encoding uncharacterized protein LOC125877653, producing the protein MVFCKFFGFVRILKESIQLIPKNGKIMGLITIFHLLFTSTFFLFFKFTSDSLLRDMFIKESFIPISSINGSSLTSLLSSINQNFKLVLAIDFSLIFSYLFISIFSTNTIILISSISYYNKTLNFKDLGIMIFKSFKRLIFTMFYTTIIVIGYFFFCFSMATPFLATSNLYDFSMVIIFAIFAYIIYLYLSIVWVMALVVSIIEEGTYGVMALGKARKIIKGNEMKGFILNVVFNLLALIIFWGTQIIIKKWNVNKKNSMLILVNGSCLLKVFELVNYKVLYVHCKKEKGEEEVIELQEIIEYSKIYNLPLTIDGTN; encoded by the coding sequence ATGGTTTTTTGCAAGTTTTTTGGTTTTGTGAGAATTTTAAAAGAATCCATTCAACTTATtccaaaaaatggaaaaatcatGGGATTAATTAccatttttcatcttcttttcaCCTCaacattctttttatttttcaaattcacCTCTGATTCTTTGTTAAGAGATATGTTTATTAAAGAATCCTTCATTCCTATTTCTAGTATAAATGGTTCTTCACTAACTAGTCTACTTTCTAgtattaaccaaaattttaaacttgttttagcaattgatttttcattaattttttcctatttattcATCTCAATTTTCTCCACCAacacaataattttaatttcttctataTCATACTAtaataaaactttaaatttcAAAGATTTAGGTATCATGATTTTCAAATCATTCAAAAGGCTTATTTTCACAATGTTTTACACCACAATTATTGTTATtggatattttttcttttgtttttccatGGCAACTCCTTTTTTAGCTACCTCTAACTTATATGATTTTTCGATGGTTATTATTTTCGCGATATTCGCGTATATTATTTATCTCTATTTATCGATCGTTTGGGTGATGGCCTTAGTGGTTTCAATTATTGAAGAAGGTACTTATGGAGTTATGGCTCTTGGAAAagctagaaaaataattaagggAAATGAGATGAAAGGGTTTATTTTAAATGTTGTGTTCAATTTATTGGCTTTAATTATCTTTTGGGGTactcaaattattattaaaaaatggaaTGTTAACAAGAAAAATTCAATGTTGATTTTGGTTAATGGTTCTTGTTTATTGAAGGTATTTGAGTTAGTGAATTATAAAGTTTTGTATGTTCATTGCAAGAAagaaaaaggggaagaagaggTAATTGAATTACAAGAAATTATTGAATATAGCAAGATCTATAATTTACCATTAACTATTGATGGTACAAATTAA
- the LOC125875789 gene encoding uncharacterized protein LOC125875789, whose protein sequence is MEFYHIFGFLSILKESLQLIPKNGKLFALAYFLQILFSSILLSIFNFELKFLFHDIILKASILSTSIDDTFKIMKIFADIKEDFRIFLIIYVAILVSLSLISFLYTIATIILSSNINISLKEFVLKISKAFKYAFITRLYTNMLGIGYFFTVLFLLSPILISSSNIFLFSIGIFVGIISFLFFLYLSIVWILALVISVIEEDCYGFKALAKAERLIKGNRLNGFMLNILFSIISSLLYLCYLKINKPNKGVISQILMSIFLVIISSLFNLLLLVAYTVLYSHCKKNHGEEEVELDGSFEYSKV, encoded by the coding sequence atggagttttatcatatttttggtTTTCTCTCAATTCTCAAAGAATCTCTTCAATTAATTccaaaaaatggaaaactattTGCATTAgcatattttcttcaaattctatTTTCTTCCATCCTTTTATCAATCTTTAATTTTGAACTTAAATTCTTGTTCCATGATATTATTTTAAAGGCATCAATTTTGTCTACTTCAATTGATGATACCtttaaaatcatgaaaatttttgCTGATATTAAGGaggattttagaatttttctaattatatatgTTGCAATTCTTGTTAGTCTATCTTTAATCTCTTTTCTATACACAATTGCAACAATTATATTATcatctaatataaatatttctcTCAAAGAATTTGTTTTGAAAATCTCAAAGGCATTTAAATATGCATTTATAACTAGATTATACACAAACATGTTAGGTATTGGTTacttttttactgttttatttttattaagtcCTATTTTAATTTCCTCTAgcaatattttccttttctctatAGGAATTTTTGTTGGAATAATTTCTTTcctattttttctatatttatcaATTGTTTGGATATTGGCTTTAGTTATTTCAGTAATTGAAGAAGATTGTTATGGATTTAAAGCCCTAGCAAAAGCTGAAAGACTCATTAAGGGGAATAGATTAAATGGAtttatgttaaatattttattttctataatttcATCATTATTGTACCTATGTTATTTGAAGATTAATAAACCTAATAAAGGGGTAATTAGCCAGATACTTATGTCTATATTTCTGGttattatttcttctttgtttaatttgttgttATTAGTGGCATATACTGTGTTATACTCTCATTGCAAGAAGAACCATGGAGAAGAGGAAGTTGAATTGGATGGGAGTTTTGAGTATAGCAAAGTATAA